Proteins from one Gossypium raimondii isolate GPD5lz chromosome 8, ASM2569854v1, whole genome shotgun sequence genomic window:
- the LOC105790917 gene encoding glucan endo-1,3-beta-glucosidase 6, with the protein MGWITVTIRIVCLFTLLWSVNGIGVNWGTQASHLLPPDTVVRMLRENGIQKVKLFDADYGILKALGKTGIEVMVGIPNDMLASVGGSMKAAEKWVAKNVSEHISSNNVNIRYVAVGNEPFLETYNGSYLHITLPALSNIQSALIKAGIGSQVKVTVPLNADVYASSNTYPSGGDFRTDIFDPMLKIVKFLNDSNSPFTVNIYPFISLYTDSNFPVEYAFFDGNATPLNDGGTLYYNMFDANLDTLAHALQKNGFGNLPIIVGEIGWPTDGDRNANIEYARRFNQGFMSHISGGKGTPMRPVPIDAYLFSLIDEDEKSIDPGNFERHWGIFYFDGQVKYPLNLGTTNSGALIPAKGVQYLERKWCVMKPSAPLDDPQVAQSVSYACGLADCTSLGYGTSCGNLDARGNISYAFNSYFQKNNQFEKACEFPNVSVITKTDPTPTVGNCKFPIMIQPYYESAGRRFGCGQMPLPLVSVLLLLLLTVVQH; encoded by the exons ATGGGGTGGATTACAGTTACTATTAGGATTGTATGTTTGTTTACCTTGTTGTGGAGTGTGAacggaattggtgtgaactggggAACACAGGCATCCCACCTTCTGCCCCCAGACACAGTAGTAAGGATGCTGAGAGAGAATGGGATTCAAAAAGTGAAGCTTTTTGATGCAGATTATGGTATACTTAAGGCTCTAGGTAAGACTGGGATTGAGGTCATGGTGGGTATCCCAAATGACATGCTCGCTTCTGTGGGTGGCAGCATGAAGGCTGCTGAGAAATGGGTTGCCAAAAATGTCTCCGAACATATCTCCTCCAATAATGTCAACATCAG ATATGTTGCTGTTGGTAATGAACCTTTCTTAGAGACATATAATGGAAGCTATCTTCATATAACCCTCCCTGCTCTTAGTAATATCCAGTCTGCCCTGATCAAAGCTGGGATTGGCAGCCAAGTAAAGGTTACTGTTCCTCTCAATGCTGATGTTTATGCAAGTTCAAATACCTATCCGTCTGGTGGTGATTTCCGTACTGATATCTTTGACCCCATGCTTAAAATTGTCAAGTTCTTGAATGATAGTAATTCTCCCTTCACGGTGAACATCTATCCTTTTATAAGCCTCTATACTGATTCCAATTTCCCAGTTGAGTATGCATTCTTTGATGGCAACGCAACGCCTCTAAATGATGGTGGGACATTATATTACAACATGTTTGATGCTAATCTTGATACTCTTGCACATGCATTACAAAAGAATGGATTTGGAAATCTGCCCATTATAGTTGGGGAGATTGGGTGGCCCACTGATGGAGACCGAAATGCTAACATAGAATATGCTCGACGATTCAATCAAGGTTTTATGTCTCATATTTCTGGTGGGAAAGGAACCCCAATGAGACCCGTACCGATAGATGCGTATTTATTTAGCTTGATTGATGAGGATGAAAAGAGCATTGACCCAGGGAATTTTGAACGCCACTggggtattttttattttgatggacAGGTTAAATACCCTCTCAACCTTGGAACTACAAACAGTGGAGCATTAATTCCTGCAAAAGGTGTACAGTACTTGGAAAGGAAGTGGTGCGTGATGAAGCCTTCAGCCCCACTTGATGACCCACAAGTGGCACAAAGTGTGAGCTATGCATGTGGCCTTGCTGACTGCACTAGCCTCGGTTATGGGACATCTTGTGGAAACCTAGATGCTAGGGGAAACATTTCTTATGCCTTTAACAGTTATTTTCAGAAGAATAACCAGTTTGAAAAAGCCTGcgaatttccaaatgtttcagTTATAACGAAAACGGATCCCACCCCTACGGTGGGAAATTGCAAATTTCCAATAATGATCCAGCCCTATTATGAATCTGCAGGACGGAGGTTTGGGTGTGGCCAGATGCCATTGCCTTTGGTTTCTGTTCTTCTCCTCCTATTGCTAACGGTTGTACAGCACTAA
- the LOC105790916 gene encoding pentatricopeptide repeat-containing protein At5g66520, with amino-acid sequence MSASKYVKASQRCLSLLEQCRTMSQIKQMHSHLIVSASRLDPFAAGKIISLFAVSSNADISHAYKLFLSLPHRTTFIWNTIIRIFVEKNENATALSLYKNMLQTGFLPNNYTFSFVLRACTDNSPVGLASHAQVIKLGWESYDFVLNGLIHLYANWSSVEAARKLFDVSTCRDVITWTALINGYVKSGHLEFARELFDQMPERNEVSWSAMITGYVHMGMFREALELFNDMQLTGLRPNHAGIVGALTACSYLGSLDHGRWIHAYVDRNGTELDRVLGTALVDMYAKCGCIEIACSVFEKMPDKDVFAFTSLISGLANHGQSADAIQLFGRMQSEKVIPNEVTFICVLSACSRMGLVDEGLRIFNCMSVVYGIEPGVQHYGCMVDLLGRAGLLEEAKRLVREMPMEPDSYVLGALLNSCRVHGDVELGKETVESLVERGLDHGGVLVLLSNMYASSNQWDWVVKVRKEMGAKKVSKVPGCSSIEIDGSVSEFIAGDMSYLRVEDVMLVLLGIDNHLKFLLLADDNTNSNMIAY; translated from the coding sequence ATGTCAGCCTCCAAATACGTGAAGGCTAGCCAAAGGTGCCTTTCTTTGCTGGAGCAATGTCGGACAATGTCTCAAATCAAGCAGATGCACTCTCATCTCATCGTCTCAGCCAGTCGTTTGGACCCTTTTGCGGCCGGTAAAATCATTTCCCTCTTCGCTGTCTCTTCCAACGCTGATATCTCTCATGCTTACAAActctttctttctcttccaCACCGCACCACCTTTATTTGGAACACCATCATCAGAATTTTTGTGGAGAAAAACGAAAATGCCACCGCCCTTTCTTTATACAAAAACATGCTTCAAACTGGCTTCTTGCCCAACAACTACACCTTCTCTTTCGTTCTTCGAGCCTGCACTGACAATTCTCCTGTGGGCTTAGCTTCTCATGCTCAAGTGATTAAGTTGGGTTGGGAATCTTATGATTTTGTGCTAAACGGGTTGATCCATTTGTACGCCAATTGGAGCTCAGTGGAAGCAGCTCGTAAACTGTTTGATGTAAGTACTTGCAGAGATGTCATTACGTGGACCGCTTTGATTAATGGGTATGTCAAATCTGGCCACCTTGAGTTTGCAAGGGAACTGTTTGATCAAATGCCCGAAAGAAATGAAGTTTCATGGAGTGCAATGATTACTGGGTATGTGCATATGGGGATGTTTAGAGAGGCTTTGGAACTCTTTAATGATATGCAGCTTACTGGTCTTCGTCCAAATCATGCCGGGATCGTAGGAGCCCTCACTGCTTGTTCATATCTTGGATCTTTGGATCATGGAAGGTGGATCCATGCATATGTGGATAGAAATGGAACGGAGTTAGATAGGGTTTTAGGCACCGCCCTTGTTGACATGTATGCCAAGTGCGGCTGCATCGAGATAGCATGTTCGGTATTTGAAAAGATGCCAGATAAGGATGTATTTGCTTTTACTTCTTTGATTTCAGGCCTAGCTAATCATGGTCAAAGCGCAGATGCAATTCAGTTGTTTGGTAGGATGCAAAGTGAAAAGGTTATTCCTAATGAAGTTACTTTTATATGTGTCCTAAGCGCTTGTAGTCGAATGGGATTGGTGGATGAAGGGTTAAGAATCTTCAATTGCATGAGTGTGGTTTATGGTATTGAGCCAGGTGTCCAGCACTATGGTTGTATGGTAGATCTTTTAGGGAGAGCTGGTCTGCTTGAAGAGGCAAAGAGATTAGTAAGAGAGATGCCTATGGAACCTGACTCTTATGTGCTGGGTGCATTGCTCAATTCTTGTAGGGTGCATGGTGATGTTGAGTTGGGGAAGGAGACAGTTGAGAGCTTGGTTGAGCGAGGTCTCGACCATGGTGGGGTTCTTGTCCTGCTGTCTAACATGTATGCCTCTTCTAACCAATGGGATTGGGTAGTGAAGGTGAGGAAGGAGATGGGGGCTAAGAAGGTCAGCAAGGTACCAGGCTGTAGTTCGATTGAAATTGATGGCAGTGTGTCTGAATTCATTGCAGGAGACATGTCTTATTTGCGTGTGGAGGATGTCATGCTGGTTCTGTTAGGGATTGATAATCACTTGAAATTCCTTTTGCTTGCTGATGATAATACTAATTCCAATATGATCGCCTATTAA